The DNA sequence ATGCGGGACTGGGTGCGGGAGGAGCAGCCGGTGATACAAGCGGCGAGGGGCTGCTGGCTGGAGGACACGAACGGGCGGCGGTACCTCGACGGGGTCTCCTCGCTCTGGGTCAACATCCACGGGCACCGGAAACGGGAGATCGACCGTGCGATTGTGCGGCAGCTCGGGAAGGTCGCGCACTCGACCCTTCTGGGGCTGGGGGGCGCGCCGTCCGCGGAGCTCGCCGAGCGGCTGGTCCGGATCGCCCCTTCCGGCATCGAGAAGGTCTTCTTCTCCGACGACGGCTCGACGGCGGTCGAGGTCGCCCTGAAGCTCGCCTTCCAGTACTGGCAGAACCGCGGCGGGCGCTGGAGGGGGAAAAGAAAGTTCGTCCGTCTCCCCAACGCCTACCACGGCGACACGCTCGGGGCGGTGAGCGTCGGGGGGATCGGCCTCTTCCACAAGGTCTACGGCCCCCTCCTCTTCCGGACGGTGGAGGGGCCGTCGTTCTACTGCTACCGCTGCCCGCTCGGGAAGCGGCGCGCCTCGTGCGGGCGCGAGTGTCTCTCGGCCCTCGCCCGACTCCTCGAACGGCGCGGGAAGGAGATCGCGGCGCTCATCATCGAGCCGCTCGTGCAGGCCGCGGGAGGGATGATCGTCGCGCCGGACGGGCACCTCGCCGCGATCGCGGAGCTCTGCCGCGCGCACGACGTCCTGCTCATCGCCGACG is a window from the Chlamydiota bacterium genome containing:
- the bioA gene encoding adenosylmethionine--8-amino-7-oxononanoate transaminase, which encodes MRDWVREEQPVIQAARGCWLEDTNGRRYLDGVSSLWVNIHGHRKREIDRAIVRQLGKVAHSTLLGLGGAPSAELAERLVRIAPSGIEKVFFSDDGSTAVEVALKLAFQYWQNRGGRWRGKRKFVRLPNAYHGDTLGAVSVGGIGLFHKVYGPLLFRTVEGPSFYCYRCPLGKRRASCGRECLSALARLLERRGKEIAALIIEPLVQAAGGMIVAPDGHLAAIAELCRAHDVLLIADEVATGFGRTGTIFACEREGVTPDLLAVAKGITGGYLPLAATLATRRIHDGFLAPFRLKKTFFHGHSYTGNALACAAALANLDLFEKERVLERVQPKIALLARLLRRIALLPHVGDVRQCGFMAGIELVRSRRTKREYAYAARVGHRVCMRARDHGVMIRPLGDVIVILPPLSISRRELEFLCGVVERCIREETE